TTCCAATTTATTGTTGCTGCGGTCACATTGGAAATACTATCATAGTACTCCCGAAGAAAATGCATGCAACTAcgatcaaacctctctataacagcctcgtttgttccgaatatttttgtatattatagcgaagtgttgttatagagaacatatattataacataacataaaaattggttTCGAAAAAACTTGtcttttatagtgaagtgttgttatatatggatgttgttatagagaggtctgactgtatTTAGAAAATAAGATCAAGAAAGTGCATTTTTTTGATTGAATAAATGAAATCTGTAACAGgaaaagaaagtaaaaataaCTCGATGCTTTCCTTTTTATAAGACACTGTTAGTACTTAAGGAGTCCTACAATATTGTAGTTTTTCTTGATGATGATTTTTTCGAACATTTTCTAAAATTTTGTAGTGtctaaattttatttggaaatttTGAGGAATGAATGTGCAAATTACAGTATCACACCAAGAATTatatgatttgagacttgggatTAAGATTCTGTCTTCTTCCTTTTTGTGTGGAGAGAGTGCATTCTATACCTTGCTTTGACTCCCACTTTGATGGAAGAAATCAGATAACTGCATTCCATTCAAAATAGAATAGCTCTTTCCCTAGTTTGTACCAGAAGTTTATTTTAAGTTGCTTTATAAAAAATAACATGTGTAATATTGTTAGCATCAAATTTTTTTATTTGCACTGAAATCTAGAACATAGATTAATAATAACCTTGTGATTTTCCAAATTACGACGTTGTTTGAGTGGCTTTCAAATGCAAAATCTATGCAAATTCATAGAAGAAAAGACCTTTATGTCGCTCAAGAAACCAGATTCAGTAGTTGAGAGAAAAGTTTCTTTAGTATTTGGCCAACAGAGAGATAATGACGTAAAGAAGTAGAGCGAATATGGAAAGATCTAGAAAATTAGATGCAAATTATCCATGTTGCGTAATAGTAAATCTATATTATACTTTGTACCTATGCATTGCTTTCTCCTTTTACTTCCGATAATAATGCATGGTGTCATGTGAACTCATAAGTTTTTTGTTCTAGAAAATATTCGACCCTGGCACCATTTCTTGTCAACTGGAAGTTTTTTTAACTTGATTGGCATGCATATATCCTTTATAAAAGAATGGCTTGATGCTTCTATCTATAATTTGTTCATATGTGTGAAACAATTACTCCTGTTTTCACATCATTATAGCCAACTTTATGTGAAAGTTGAGGTTTATATAGTTAGTTGTACTTTTGTTTTGCATGCATATCAAATAAGTAGCTTTCAAATAGTGATGCCCGCTCACAAACTTTTGAAAATTTCTACCGTAAATGTTGTTGCCATTTAGGTGGTTGCATAAACTATAGCACTACCCTGTCCCCTTTTCCCCGtctttttgttcttttgacttttgagtagcaaaggaatttaaagaaaaaaagaaagtaaTGGGACCGGTTTTCCCCACTTGTAGATAGTGTGGCTCCACCATCAAGCCTTAAATACATAACAATATCATGGAAATGACATTTTCTCTTTTCTGCTACAACCTGATCTTTTTTGCTTTTGAATTTTGGTCCACATGTGATATAGTAGCTCATTTTACTCTTGCTTTCTCTGCTTAGACCCACCATGTTATGCTTAACTTTGTTACTTACTTGCTAAGTATCCATCTGACCTACTGTTGATACAAATCAGAGCTTCTCATTGGAGAAATGGAGTGGAAAGACATGTTACATGTTAGCCGCAAGGTCGCTTAAGATTGTTTGGGCTGACACGCCTAGATATTGGAGATGGATTTCCCTTCCGGAGTCCAGGTATTTCAAATCACAAGTTGATTGGAGCACTTTTAATTTCTAACTGTTGGAGATCTTTTTAGGAGATAAAGCATCGTTTTTTTCATTATTTTGTGTATATGGAAATAGGTTCTCAGAAGTTGCTGAGCTTCTTGATGTGTGCTGGTTTGACCTTTCTGGCAAAATAAACACCAATATGCTCTCAGCTGACACTAGATATGGCGCTTACCTCGTCTTCATGACAAAATCCAGGACCTATGGATTTGGAAACCAAGCTGCAGAGAGCTCAGTAGGTATTAATGGGCATGAAAGGGAAACACACACAGTTTATTTGGACCCTCAGGGACAGGGAGGTCGGAGACACAGGTACCAAGTAGTCCCGAGACGCTTAGGAATATTCACCCACCACATGGCTCATATATTGAGACACGAAGTGGATACACCCTATGAATCGGAAGGCCGTTATCCGAAGCAGAGAAGTGATGGGTGGATGGAAATTGAATTGGGAGAATTCTTTGTCAAGAGGGGGCAAGACGCTGAACTGGAGATGAGCTTGACAGAGTTGAAGGGAGGTAACTGGAAAAGTGGCTTAATTGTGGAAGGGATTGATATCAGGCCTAAGGAGGGCAaatgatttattttattatgGATATGGAATGAGCAGGTGTTCAAAGTGCACCTGCTCAAAATAGATGTATGTATAGCGCACTTGGTTTTAATGTTTTATTGTAATGCTTCTCTTCTGTCGCAGTAATAATTTGTTTCAATTATTTTGTCTTAGCTCGAATGTGGCTGTCTCTATCATTGTATGCATTTGGATCTCGAATGTGGCTGTTTCTACCATTTTATGCATTTGGATCTTGATTAGATATGGACATTTTGAGTTTGGACCTGTCACCATTGTACCTATCTCTACACTTGGGAGAAAACTGGCCCATAGAAATAAAGGCTCACTTGTGTTGTGTTAAGGCTAATCAAAACGTAGATTGGCCAAATTCTGTCCAATTGTTGGATGAAtgttgaaatttggaaattttacctactatagcaaaggtatacaccctatttgtTATAAACCAAaatcattttaaaatattattttctatagctaacttttatattttatagcaaaataggtatttatggtatatactaccattgaggcatgaaatacgctatttatgtttttcctctctttctttcaattaacacacgATACTTCTAAATTGTTGGGAGAAAAAGGGGAAGACAGACCTTTTCCTCAAAATCAGATTCCCCAATAGCAAGGAGGGGCTTGTCGATCTGAGGCTAGGGCCACTGCACACGGAGCAAAAACGATGTCGGAATAATCCGAATAGAGCATGGGTACTGTAACGTGAACGACAAATACTGTATTCTGTATGGATCCGacaaactttcttctcttcttggcAGGAAAACGCCATATCCGAcgaattttcttcttttctttgctatttagtcacatacaatgatacaaatacattatattatgtacaaattcactcaaacacattgtatttttgtataaactAGTTTATCggcacgtgcgttgcacgtgtatacCGAGTCATATTGTAAATAATTTCACAAAATACTATCAATATTATCAAAATAAAGAGTTTAATAAATAATGATACACAAAAGAATAAAGTGCTAGTTTCTGAAAATGATTAATGTTGATTGTTGTATGATGACTTGTTTGTCATAGTCAAGATGATTGGATATTATCTAAATGTACGAAGATGAACAATCACATTTTAATTAGATACATATGTTTTCTTACTTATTTTGATTTTATAGGTTTACATGTAATGATCTCATCTAATGCTTTCttattgtcatgatccaaaattcgcatgtcgtgatgacgcctatctcaatactaggcaagtcgataacctcaataagccacaatttcttttaagattgaagacataatatttaaattcaatagaAAGTCTCGCAAGTACttatataaatacactcccaaaattccGTGTCattgagtatatgagcatctaaatgataatatagtctgactgataaaacactgtctggaaatatagaacagtacaaacaactgaaaggaaagagagacaaggtctgcggacgccaagcaactacctcgatagtctccaacagataaaactccaaaatctagcaaccaccgtatccggaagtacctggatctgcacacgaagtgcagagtgtagtatgagtacaaccgaccccatgtactcaataagtaacaagactaacctttgggctaaaagtagtgacgagctcaacaggtacagtccaatatagaattaacagtacaaaaatgtaggcatgcttttatGTTCAACATTTAAACTCACTACAAGTAAAATGGATCAATCCTGAATGATATGAGAAAATATGGCATCTCTATATATACATGCTAATGTACCTGTTGTATGTTATGCACCTcagtggaaacctcgtgtactcacaatatcaaaatactcaatcactcagtactgtatatggccaatccagcctagggaagatccatcccatttATATATaaatcaactgacagtcagtcactcagtactgtataaggccaatccaccTAGGGAAAGAGCcttgtaacgacctggccagtcattttgagagaattagccccgaatccctatttatttctccctctaCTTCAGttagtggttatgtaacttgccgggaggatttgtt
This sequence is a window from Nicotiana tomentosiformis chromosome 5, ASM39032v3, whole genome shotgun sequence. Protein-coding genes within it:
- the LOC104085419 gene encoding putative F-box protein PP2-B12, with product MAVESYEIFAGGDELPEGCIANALSLTSPKDACRLSVVASTFRSAAESDAVWERFLPPDYGDIISRSIDGLDLLAVGSKKELYLHLCDHPILIDGGSKSFSLEKWSGKTCYMLAARSLKIVWADTPRYWRWISLPESRFSEVAELLDVCWFDLSGKINTNMLSADTRYGAYLVFMTKSRTYGFGNQAAESSVGINGHERETHTVYLDPQGQGGRRHRYQVVPRRLGIFTHHMAHILRHEVDTPYESEGRYPKQRSDGWMEIELGEFFVKRGQDAELEMSLTELKGGNWKSGLIVEGIDIRPKEGK